DNA sequence from the Podospora pseudocomata strain CBS 415.72m chromosome 2 map unlocalized CBS415.72m_2.2, whole genome shotgun sequence genome:
AGCCCCATCCTCAAGGTGCCATCAACTTCCGCAACAGTCAGCGGTCGCtcagcagagcagagcaaTGTCAAGATGCTCCTTGCATCTTCGAGAAAGCCTTGTTCGACATATAGAAGCATACGCTCATAGGTTTCACACAAGGGGTATGGCACAGAGGAAAACAAGCTCTTGACTGGTGCTTCTACCACCGGGCAGGATTCTAGGGCTGTGAGCATACACTCGACCCATCGGAATCTAGGAAAATGTGGTAGTATCTTGGGAACTCATGAATGGGTGCTTGGAAGGATATAAGACTTACGATCCCTCCGCTCTCGAAATAAGAGCACCCTGAATGAGGGGATGAAATTGTCTCACCCTTTGAAGATTCCGGTTGTTCCGCAGGGTTCCAGTGACAAACGTCTCAATGTCCAAGTCGACattgttgatcttgacctcctcgtGAGTGGCCAGGCGAAGATAGTCTCGGATATCTGGCTCATCGCGGTTAGACACGAGCAGATGCAGTCGAGAGTCTGACCAGCCCCGCATTTCCTCGATCGCCTTGAGCAGACACCCTCGGCCGGTCTTCCTGGGGCACTCGTCTAGTCCGTCCAAGATGATGTAGGTGTTGCTGAACTGCTTGACCGCGGTGCGAAGAACGCCCATCAAGCCCGACTCTGAAGGTGGTACATTGAAATGGTTGACACGCATCAAATGATCCAATTCACCGACAACGGGATTGTCGGATTTCAGGTGGCCGAGAAACTGGTGTATCACAGAGCAAAGCATTGAAAATGAGCTTTGTCTCGAGGTATCGTTGGAATCGAAGTAGAAGTAGGCAATGCCCACTGCCTTGTTGGGCTGTCGAAGTCTGAGCACACGTTGAATTGCGGCTGAAGCGAGGACCGTTTTCCCACAACCGGCAAACCCATGCAGCCAAAGGAACGAGTCGGGTTTGGTGTGCCAGGAGGAAAATGCTGGACCCCTGATGAACCAGTTGCCAGTGTTTGAGTGTtgcttgttgatggtgtcgtTGTGTTGGACGGATATATCAGATGCATTCAGCCATCGTTGCATATCTGCCATCTATCGATCGGCCCgctccatcctcaccatctcgTGGTTAGCTTGAATGCCTTCTATGACATTCATGCTGCTTCCTAAATTCAACACTTGAAGACCCGATCTCAGAATGGAGCATATCCCGTCAACCATCGCTGAGAGCTTCCGGAGTGTGGTGTCTATATCGTACTTTGGTAGCATCCTTGCGGACGCCATACTTATCAAGTATCGAGAAGGGGAAACTCACCACGTAAGGGATAGGCGAGCTGACGGATGAATGTGCGCCAAAAGAAAGATCTTGAACCGCTGCTGGTTGAAGAGCATTCTGAAAATTTCTGGGCTTCGTTGTGTAACTCCTGAATGTGGCCTTCACTCCCGAATTGATGACTCGAGCGAGTGAAGAAGATCTCTCTCATGGGGTTGGAACTTGCGGGTTCGAAAACAAATTTGCAACTCCTGGACTATTATGACTAGCGCTTTGAGCTGTTGAATGGTactggtgatgttggcttTCGAACTCTTGACTGATGCGTAGTACTTGGTAAGACATTCGGTGGCCTGTATTCCCAAGCCGATAATTCCGACGACGGCCCCGGCGAGCTCCATAGTGAATATGTAAGGCAATGAATAAGGGGTATGTAAGGAAGTGATGTGAGGAGTGTGTAACGCAATGATTAGAACAACATATGATGCTGGATTGTGAGAGGCAACATATATACTCATCTGTGATCATAGAACATGAACACCTAGACGCTGGACGTCTATCGGACTCCCTTAGATGACTCGCCACCGGCCACACATACCACCCCTGCCCACACCCATCAATCAAATAAATAGCTAATCAACCTGCACGAATTACCCGGGCGCGCACACATTAACAATCAATCAATTAAGACTCACCCGCACCACAAACTACTAAAATACATATAAGCGTAACACGCTTTTCCAATAAAAAGAAGCCTTAATATATACTACTTTTAAAATAcctaggtggtggtgtcgtagCTGTATTttaaatatatatatatttggTCGTGGACTTTAATGTTCGAGTTTAAAAATCTGGGTGTGGTGTCCAATTAGGTCTAGTGACGAGAACTGGCCTTATCCTAATCGGGTTATCGTCAGGTGACCTGGCTTACATAGCATGTGGGAAGGTGGTCCGAGTTGCCAGTCATTTAAGAGAGTCCCGTCTATCTAGAGTTAAGCGTGTAGATCCATGATGGCCAGCGTCTCGATGATCAATAGGCGCCCAACGTGAAGCGCCAGCAACGTAGCGAAGCGCGGATTACGTTGCCAGGCCAAGTTTTGCACCTGTAGTAAAGTGTAAGCGCTAGAGAACGTGATTAGAGCATCCTACGACGGCAATATGAACTGAATGGTTTTCACGATGTCAAAATGCTTCAAACATGACACTTGGGTTCTGCCTTACAAGCATACAGCACAGTGTTGATTACAGACACACTGTGAATGGATGCATGATCTTCGCCAGGCAGGCCTCGTCGAAACAATGTTGATACCCCTTGAAGGCCAGCGAAGCGCCGACCAAGCCTCACCTCGCCGGTTTCTGTGCTTCCTGGTTAAAGCCGAATATTAGTTATCGCAGGCCTGCTCTCAAAAAAGATATCGCGTTTGGATCCAGTTTTACTCTGGTGACCGAGACTTCATTTGAtcgatggtgatgctgcGGCTGGACAGTGTGCTCAGCTTTTCGGCGCACAAACCATTTCCACACAACTTCCAGTTTCTTGGCCAAGATCCCAGGATGCGAGATTCAAAACTGTCGCCTGTACGATCCAGTTCTGTTTGTTCATGCAGAATTCGCTGTCGAGAGCATGTCGATTCTCAGGCTCCCTTGTGGTGATAACCCGTTTCTTGCTTCGTCTTGGACTTGGACCGAGTGTGGCGCCACAGCTGAGAGAGCATCTCAAAATCTCGGAGCGTTGGTTGGTCGAAACCAGGCACAACTCGTGGCGTAGAGTCCCAAGAAGGAACACCCAGGGCACCGGCACTTCGCGGTGATGGGGAATATGAACGCGGCGACCGGGGCAGGAGTAGCGTCATTGTTGTGGCTTTGCAACAGGGCCAAGCCAGGCGCTGCGGCTGTGTTTGCAGCAGTTTGACAGCGACAAGCCGGAGGGATCCAGGGTTGAGGTGACAAACCTGCGACAGAGATATTGACATGCAACGTCAACTCCATCCTAAAGCTGACGACCACTTTTCGATTCTGCAAAATCTGATCTGTTTTGCAACTGAATATCCGTATCcggtggttgttttgtttccgtCCTTTTATCCTGTTTTTTTGgccatcccatctccaccaaacGAAATACTTGACGTCGCACATACAGCCTCGTTCCCAGTTGGTAGTCGTCAGCTTTTGAGTGCGAGCCCCATCGAGTTCCCTGGGCAACCAAGCAtaaggcgagggagaagccAAGGAAACCTCCAGCTTGCGCAACCCCAGCTCTTTGTATCTTCTGTGCAGTCGCAGCCCTATCGTCTTCAGCACAAACACAACAAACTCCCCTCCGAATTCCTTTTCGAAAAACCTTGGCCGGAAACCTTGATCTTCTGACAGGCGGGAGGACGTGCGCAAGCGCatagcaacatcaacaccaaccgaCACCAGACGAACCCAATCGAACCGAGCGCCGGACAGAGAGCCCctccaaagaaaaaaatgtGGGAAGACTTTGAGCTCGACGCCGAGCAAATTCCGGCCTTTAAGCTCGCATTCCACATAGCACAGATTGTCTTTGCGTTTGTACTATGGTGCCTCGAGATTGCTGTGTTCCGGGCCGAGAGCGCAAAGATTGTGGGCAACAACGGGTGGACGTTCGCAGTGGTATGTCTCAGCCTTATCTGTTATCCCCTCACTTTTTGGGATCACAAGATACTGACGTGGATATGGGATGGTAGTTCTTCTTGTCGTTACCAGCATGGATCTACCTCATCGGCGCCCCTCGTTTCCCACGAACCCGCAAGATCGCCAACCCGACGGTGATGGTCTTGGTCGAcgtcatcttcaccatcatctgGCTCTCTGCCTTTGCGACACAGGCAGCGTATAACTCTTCTGGTCTTTGCGGAGATGTTTGCGGTATCAGCAAGGCCATCGTCGCCATGGGCGTATTCGTCTTGTATGTCctacctctcccccaccatctttCCATCTTGAATAACCCGTACTAACTATCcccagcctcttcttctgcgccACCACCTTCCTAAGCATCTGGACCCTGAAATACTACCAATGGAACAACCGCCTCCCCGGCTACGACCGCGGCGATCGCGGCGCCGGCTCCGACAGCCAGAACATCGACCCCGAcaaagccgccttctccctcgccccccaCGACGAGGAAGCCTACGCCCCGGTCAACATCCacgacgccgacgacgacgacagacCCGCTCCCTACGGCGGTGCCAGATCTGACTACTCCTCTGACCCCTACGGCGCCCCCAAGTCGGATTACTCGGACCCGTACAGCAGCgctgttggcggtggagcgGCCAACGCGAGCACAATCGGCAGCTCATACCAGGACAACCCGTTCCGAAGGGGAGAGGCGAACGCGAACCCGTTTGATGACGATACCGAGTATAACTCTGGACGGGTGTCGGCtatggggatggggggtgcGTCTACGCTGGGAGGGTCGATGAATAGTAGGTATCAGGCTCCGAGTGTGGGGACgtatgatgaagaggaggataggaCGGGGCCGGCGAGGTTTCCGCAGGCGAATTATGATCACCTTCATCGGTGATCAATGATGAATAGAACTGATGTTCAGTTACGAACGGGGGCTTGATGGTCAGGGTGGATATGAAAAGCGAAACGTGCTTGGGGAGGTCATCTTCAGCAAAAGTGCAGCGAATGGCATGTCATGGCTTGATGGGTTAAttggtggggaaggggtgttTACTGTTTCTGAATGATTTTGTTTCCGGAGGGTGGAGTTTGTACATTGGAGGCATTTGGCTTTGCGTATGGTTTTATTATACAATGATCACGATATACAAACCTCTCATGAAATGTCTTTATGGTTCTGGCGTcaggtggaagagggggacTTGTTCACACGAAAAGGGAGGTATCATGTAGTTGAACatgaggatggtttgttgCATGTCCTGGTTCTGAATGTGCGAAtggtggctttggtggcTTTGTTTGAGCACGAGGCATAATTCCAGTTGTAGCCGTGATGAAGGGTTTAAGGCGTATAGAGGAGTTGCAGGGCATTTCTCAAATTGATATATTGAAGAATGGCAACGCAGAAGATGTGGTGTCTGTTCAAGATATCTCCATACTTTGGTTGCCATCATCTCATGGGGTTTATGATGAATGTTAAACTAACAAGTGGTTGCCCAGGTGGCAGGACTTCCGAATGTCTTGATAATCATCTAGTTCAAGTCCAGCAACCTGACCTAACGACCTGCTCAACCGCCTGTTCGACCGCCTTCGCTAATTTAGGCCCAAGTGCTCTAATCAAA
Encoded proteins:
- a CDS encoding uncharacterized protein (EggNog:ENOG503NW9Q; COG:M), with product MGVLRTAVKQFSNTYIILDGLDECPRKTGRGCLLKAIEEMRGWSDSRLHLLVSNRDEPDIRDYLRLATHEEVKINNVDLDIETFVTGTLRNNRNLQRVRQFHPLIQGALISRAEGSFRWVECMLTALESCPVVEAPVKSLFSSVPYPLCETYERMLLYVEQGFLEDARSILTLLCSAERPLTVAEVDGTLRMGLGAEDILLCCPGLVVIEHNQVRLVHSSVREYLQSENLAQAKFRASNFWVRNVPAQSQA
- a CDS encoding uncharacterized protein (EggNog:ENOG503P6B0), with amino-acid sequence MWEDFELDAEQIPAFKLAFHIAQIVFAFVLWCLEIAVFRAESAKIVGNNGWTFAVFFLSLPAWIYLIGAPRFPRTRKIANPTVMVLVDVIFTIIWLSAFATQAAYNSSGLCGDVCGISKAIVAMGVFVFLFFCATTFLSIWTLKYYQWNNRLPGYDRGDRGAGSDSQNIDPDKAAFSLAPHDEEAYAPVNIHDADDDDRPAPYGGARSDYSSDPYGAPKSDYSDPYSSAVGGGAANASTIGSSYQDNPFRRGEANANPFDDDTEYNSGRVSAMGMGGASTLGGSMNSRYQAPSVGTYDEEEDRTGPARFPQANYDHLHR